The following coding sequences lie in one Rutidosis leptorrhynchoides isolate AG116_Rl617_1_P2 chromosome 6, CSIRO_AGI_Rlap_v1, whole genome shotgun sequence genomic window:
- the LOC139853330 gene encoding tubulin beta-6 chain-like, whose product MREILHIQAGQCGNQIGAKFWEVVCNEHGIDASGAYNGNTHVQLERVNVYYNEASGGRYVPRAVLVDLEPGTMDSLRAGPYGKIFRPDNFIFGQNGAGNNWAKGHYTEGAELVDSVLDVVRKEAENSDCLQGFQVCHSLGGGTGSGMGTLLISKIREEYPDRMMLTFSVFPSPKVSDTVVEPYNATLSVHQLVENADECMVLDNEALYDICFRTLKLTNPSFGDLNHLISTTMSGVTCCLRFPGQLNSDLRKLAVNLIPFPRLHFFMVGFAPLTSRGSQQYRALTIPELTQQMWDSKNMMCAADPRHGRYLTASAMFRGKMSTKEVDEQMMNVQNKNSSYFVEWIPNNVKSSVCDIPPTGLSMSSTFMGNSTSIQEMFRRVSEQFTVMFRRKAFLHWYTSEGMDEMEFTEAESNMNDLVSEYQQYQDAVADEDEYEEEEDDDEQN is encoded by the exons ATGAGAGAAATTCTTCACATTCAAGCCGGGCAATGCGGAAACCAAATCGGTGCCAAGTTTTGGGAAGTTGTTTGCAACGAACATGGGATCGATGCTAGTGGAGCATACAATGGTAACACTCATGTTCAACTAGAGAGGGTCAATGTGTACTACAACGAGGCTAGCGGTGGACGATACGTCCCACGGGCCGTCTTAGTTGATCTTGAGCCCGGTACCATGGATAGTCTACGGGCCGGGCCTTATGGGAAAATTTTTCGACCCGATAATTTTATTTTTGGCCAAAATGGTGCTGGAAATAATTGGGCTAAGGGACATTATACTGAAGGTGCTGAGTTAGTTGACTCAGTTCTTGATGTTGTTCGTAAAGAAGCCGAAAATAGTGATTGTTTGCAAG GATTTCAAGTATGTCATTCGCTTGGAGGTGGTACCGGATCTGGTATGGGCACCCTATTAATCTCTAAGATCCGAGAAGAATATCCGGATCGAATGATGTTGACTTTTTCAGTCTTCCCGTCACCAAAAGTGTCTGACACGGTGGTCGAACCGTATAACGCCACCCTATCAGTCCACCAGTTGGTTGAAAACGCTGATGAATGCATGGTTCTTGATAATGAAGCCCTGTATGATATTTGTTTCCGAACCCTCAAACTCACAAATCCTAGTT ttggaGATTTGAATCATTTAATATCAACTACCATGAGTGGGGTCACTTGTTGCCTCCGTTTTCCGGGTCAACTCAACTCGGACCTTCGAAAACTGGCAGTGAATCTAATCCCGTTTCCGCGTCTCCACTTCTTCATGGTGGGATTTGCGCCCTTAACCTCTCGTGGGTCCCAACAATATCGCGCTTTAACAATCCCTGAACTTACACAACAAATGTGGGATTCCAAAAACATGATGTGCGCCGCAGACCCACGTCACGGCCGTTACCTAACCGCATCGGCCATGTTTCGTGGCAAAATGTCTACTAAAGAAGTGGATGAGCAAATGATGAATGTACAAAACAAAAACTCGTCTTATTTTGTCGAATGGATACCAAATAATGTGAAATCGAGCGTTTGTGATATCCCTCCAACAGGGTTGTCAATGTCGTCGACTTTTATGGGGAATTCGACGTCGATTCAAGAGATGTTTAGACGTGTTTCTGAACAGTTTACGGTTATGTTTAGAAGGAAGGCTTTCTTACATTGGTACACAAGTGAAGGGATGGATGAAATGGAGTTCACAGAAGCTGAAAGTAACATGAATGATTTGGTTTCGGAGTATCAACAATATCAAGATGCGGTTGCTGATGAAGATGAatacgaagaagaagaagatgatgatgaacaaaaCTAA
- the LOC139852380 gene encoding 5-amino-6-(5-phospho-D-ribitylamino)uracil phosphatase, chloroplastic-like, producing the protein MVESIAATSQLGHRPILGNYWNDCSGKRAVIGPNRLHKFREVKIKVNAQAMELTREVFNFKEDKFPKGSDYQIDTSLERKPGLWPPKNKADNPSLQNPLLRQERMGCGWLGAIFEWEGVLVEDNPDHEKQSWLALSQEEGKSRPPAFMLKRIEGMKNEQAISEVLCWSRDPSQLKRMALRKEQIYQGLQGGIYRFRNGSQEFMDVLTRYNIPMALVSTRPRKNLEEAIGAIGINGVFDAVVTSEDVYRGKPDPEMFVYAAQLLQFIPERCIVFGNSNLSIEAAHEAKMKCVAVASKHPVYELSAADLVVRWLDELSVVDLKNLADIETSEIGEPEVEMELEEDEPHTSPRVAVDDDDFW; encoded by the coding sequence ATGGTTGAATCAATTGCTGCAACGTCCCAATTAGGGCACAGACCAATTTTAGGAAATTATTGGAATGATTGTTCGGGTAAACGGGCTGTGATTGGCCCTAATCGATTGCATAAGTTTAGGGAAGTTAAAATTAAAGTGAACGCCCAAGCAATGGAATTGACTAGAGAGGTGTTTAATTTCAAAGAAGATAAATTTCCAAAAGGTTCCGATTATCAAATCGATACTAGTTTAGAACGAAAACCCGGGTTGTGGCCACCTAAGAATAAGGCCGATAACCCTTCGTTGCAAAACCCGTTACTAAGACAAGAGCGAATGGGTTGCGGTTGGTTAGGAGCTATTTTCGAATGGGAAGGAGTGTTAGTCGAAGATAACCCCGATCACGAAAAACAATCATGGCTTGCACTATCTCAAGAAGAAGGAAAATCGAGACCTCCCGCTTTTATGCTTAAACGAATCGAAGGTATGAAAAACGAGCAGGCGATTTCAGAAGTTTTGTGTTGGTCAAGAGATCCAAGTCAACTAAAACGAATGGCGTTACGAAAAGAACAAATTTACCAAGGTTTACAAGGTGGGATTTACAGGTTTCGTAACGGGTCACAGGAGTTCATGGATGTTTTGACCCGTTACAATATCCCAATGGCGTTAGTATCAACCCGCCCAAGAAAGAATCTTGAAGAAGCTATCGGTGCAATTGGAATAAACGGTGTTTTTGATGCTGTTGTGACATCTGAAGATGTTTATAGAGGGAAACCTGATCCTGAAATGTTTGTGTATGCAGCTCAATTGTTGCAATTTATACCCGAAAGATGTATTGTGTTTGGTAATTCAAATTTGAGTATTGAAGCTGCTCATGAAGCTAAAATGAAGTGTGTGGCGGTGGCGAGTAAGCATCCGGTTTATGAGCTTAGTGCTGCTGATTTGGTGGTGAGGTGGCTCGATGAGCTGTCGGTTGTTGATTTGAAGAATCTTGCTGATATTGAAACTTCTGAAATTGGTGAACCAGAAGTCGAAATGGAGTTGGAAGAAGATGAACCGCACACGTCCCCAAGGGTTGCTGTTGATGACGATGATTTCTGGTAA